One Xiphophorus maculatus strain JP 163 A chromosome 9, X_maculatus-5.0-male, whole genome shotgun sequence DNA segment encodes these proteins:
- the rtca gene encoding RNA 3'-terminal phosphate cyclase, giving the protein MKMDSAAVEIDGSVMEGGGQILRVSAALSCITGSAIKIMKIRAGRSTPGLRPQHLTGLQLLSDLCSGSLQGASIGSTDISLTPGKVRSGNHTADTQTAGSVCLLLQAALPCALYADAASQLLLKGGTNAEMAPQIDYTVKVFKPVVEKFGVHFDCDIRMRGYYPKGGGEVVVTAQPLKELQPVSMTDRGNITKIHGRAFVAGVLPFKLAKDMSAAAVRTIRKEIKELYINIQAVQEKEKAYGNGNGIIIIAESSTGCLFAGSALGKKGVYADKVGIEAAEMLLRNLRHNGCVDEFLQDQLIIFMALAKGTSRIRTGAVTLHTQTAIHIAEQLTQAKFTITKSEDELSSGVTYIIECQGSGVVNPNL; this is encoded by the exons ATGAAAATGGACTCTGCGGCGGTGGAGATAGACGGCAGCGTCATGGAGGGA GGCGGACAGATCCTGAGAGTCTCGGCGGCGCTCAGCTGCATCACCGGCTCCGCCATAAAGATCATGAAGATCCGGGCAGGCAGGAGCACCCCGGGGCTCAG gcCGCAGCATCTGACGGGCCTCCAGCTCCTCTCGGACCTCTGCTCCGGCAGCCTGCAGGGGGCCAGCATCGGCTCCACCGACATCAGCCTGACTCCAGGGAAGGTCCGGTCGGGGAACCACACGGCCGACACGCAGACCGCAGG gagtgtgtgtttgctgctgcAGGCGGCCCTGCCCTGCGCGCTGTACGCTGACGCCGCCTCTCAGCTCCTTCTGAAAGGAGGAACCAACGCAGAAATGGCCCCGCAGATCGACTACACTGTGAAG GTCTTCAAGCCCGTTGTGGAGAAGTTCGGCGTCCATTTTGACTGCGACATCAGGATGAG ggGCTACTACCCCAAAGGCGGCGGGGAGGTGGTGGTGACGGCTCAGCCGCTCAAAGAGCTGCAGCCCGTCTCCATGACGGACAGAGGAAACATCACAAAGATCCACGGCAGAGCCTTCGTGGCCGGAGTCCTGcccttcaaa CTGGCTAAAGACATGTCAGCCGCCGCCGTTCGGACCATCAGGAAGGAAATCAAAGAACTTTACATCAACATCCAGGCGGTGCAGGAGAAGGAAAAGGCCTACGGGAACGGCAACGGCATCAT AATCATCGCAGAATCATCCACAGGCTGCCTGTTCGCAGGATCGGCTCTGGGAAAGAAAG GTGTCTATGCAGATAAAGTGGGAATagaagctgcagagatgctGCTGAGAAACCTCAGACACAACGGCTGCGTGGACGAGTTCCTGCAGGACCAG ctcATCATCTTCATGGCGCTGGCGAAGGGAACATCTAGGATTCGGACTGGCGCCGTGACGCTGCACACGCAGACGGCCATCCACATCGCAGAGCAGCTCACTCAG